A window of Chaetodon trifascialis isolate fChaTrf1 chromosome 3, fChaTrf1.hap1, whole genome shotgun sequence genomic DNA:
ACACAAGGGCAGCAAATAGAAAGTGCCCCAGGCTCCAGAGACCCAAGGCAGTTAATAGATACTGGATCAACAGCCCGGGGCTCCTCCGCATTCACCACAGCTGGTGTATTGATTGGAGCGTAGTGCGAGAATTACGACATGATACTCTGTTATGCCTCGATTGATTGTCTTCTGATCGGCTGCATCCCCCCCAACCCCCAGCAAGGAGAGTCTCTTTCtcaccctttctctctctcccccactccctctctctctcttgctctcgcCCCCTCTCCGTGTGTATGTAGTAGCAGGAGGAGACTAATTGAGTTTGATGGAGCAgtcaaaaaaaaatgttgcaaaaGAATTGGACTGTTTAGAGTTTAAAAGTGCCTGGCTTCTGAAAGATAGAGGGACTGATGGAGTGGACTGTCAGTCATGAAAGACGTGCGAGGATGGAAGTGCAGAAATTAGAGTAACTGGACTGGCAATATGATGCAGCCAAATTGAAACCCTGAGGCTAGCCACTTAAGCAGCTGTCTGAAAACCACTCTCCACAGCAAGCTACTGAAATCAGCATCATCAGCCTGAGACACTATTgagcttcttctgtttttgccaCGTGCATTTGCTCTCACATTCGTTTCACTAAAGCCCACCTCCATGGCAAagctaaaaacatgtttttagctTAGTGAGAGCGCTTTATTTCCCAGCACCAACAGTTTACCTGGCCTGATGCTTAGACTGACAGTTTGTCTCCAACTTTCAAGGCTGCCTGCTTGACCACAGGTCCCCTTAAGCAGTCCTGCATATCGGAGCTCTCCACTGCTGGGATATCACAAAAACTCTTCCTGCCAAGAATAGAATTGGGTTTGGAAGAGTTGTGTATACACAGCTAGCTAGTATAACTTGTGTTCCTGTTGAAAGGCCTCCTGAGCAGCCATCGAGCCGTGCCAGGCTGTTTGTTTGCACGCTAAGCTTTTcaagtgcatgtttgtgtgtgtgagtgtacttGTGGTTTACTCCTCACCATGCTTGCCCAGTGCTGGCCTGTGATTATCCACGTTGCTGGCTGCAGTTTGGTCTCGGCTGAGTCGGAGTCTCTGGAAGGCTACAGTAGTCCCTCCCTTTCCCCCGAGGTCCTCTGCTTCCCCCAGATGCTGCCAGCTGGTGTCCATtatgctgcaggtgtgtgtgttggctcaGGCGGTCTGACTTAGGGTTAGCGTTTTGCCTCAAAAGTTCAGGCCCTGTTCATGTGCACAGCTGATGAACTATGATGCTGCTCTTGCTCCATGCATGTTTGTAACAGTACAGTGGTGGTGCACCACATTGGGAAGTACATTTTCAGAAAAGGATGGTTTCATGAGAACTGTCTCTGTTAGTAAATCAGTGGGATTTTTTTGAATGCTGCACCTGACATGTATCCCCCttgcttttaattgtttttgctGAATGACAGTGATCAAACTCAATgagatgtttatgtttgtgtttgaaaatggGTCAAATGAAAGGACAGAGTATCTCTATGGTTGCTGGTAAGCTCAGTGAGCGTAGCAGCTACACCATGTCCAACTGAATCTCAGTCTGTGACAAATGGGGCCAACCCTGCAGTAATCAGATTAGAGGATCTAAGTGACATGCTGCAAATGTCCCACCTTGTGATcctctgcattcattttattaCAGCCATGAGCTAATGAGATTATCCCTCAAAACAGAGCTTCTCCAGTAGAAAGGGGCTGCGTAAACCTAACCTACCTTTGCAGCAGCCGGGAGCTGTAGCTCCTTTCCCCGCCGGCCTCTAGATCCAGTCACCTCTTCTCCTGAGCCGTAGTGTGACGGTGCTGGTGCGTAGCCAGAGTCAGCTCACAGCTCCACTACGAGGCTAATCCATGTTTGTGCCTTGGATCTCCTCCACAGGAAACCCAGGATCAACTCCCAGCTGGTTGCCCAGCAGGTGGCTCAGCAGTACCCGATGCCTCCCCCGCCCAAGAAGGAGcggagggagaggagcgagCGCACAGACAAGGAGCGCCCGGATGGCGAAGGAGAGCGCGCCAACGGAGAGGGGCGTCCAGAGGGAGAGCGTCCAGAAAGTGTGAGGCCAGAGGTAGACACCCCTGAGAAGGAAAAGAGCGACAAGGAACAGCCAATCAAAGACAAACCTGACACAGAGAAGGACATCAGCCCAGCCGTCACAAAGAAGCCCAGCAGCAAAAAGACCAGGTCAGTGTACACGTCGAGGCTTCACATGTGTCTCTGGATGCTGTCTGTGCTGGTATTATCCTCACAGGTGTGTCTGTTTTCCTCCAGACCCAAATCAGACAACCACCAGAGCCCACCCAGTGACAAACACAGCATACAGTCTGGCAAATCAGCAACCAAGACCAACAAGAACTCTCACATTTCCAGGTGTGTAGCACCATCTCATACTCCACATCTCTTTGGCAGAACACATGGTTTCACATCTGTGACTGCACAGCACAGAATCATGCAGCACAAGGCTAGTGGGAAACCTCAATGATTCACAAATGATCTTTTACACTAAACACCCACTCTCACTTTATATACACTTGTTCTGACTGTTCATGTGTCACCCGATGAATTGAGCAATTTAGTGTAACTGCCCACACAGTGCTGGCAGCCTCCCCCTTGTTGTTGCTGAGACACACATATTGTGGTTGCCATTTCTGGTTATTAACGCTTTCTCGTCTCTGCCTCTCAGGCCCAAACTGAAGAACATTGACCGGAGCACCGCCCAGCAGTTGGCCATCACTGTAGGGAACGTGACAGTGATCATAACAGACTTTAAGGAGAAGACCCGCTCCTCCTCCACGTCCTCGTCCACCATCACGTCCAGCGCGGGCTCCGAACAACAGCACCAGAGCTCCGGCTCCGAGAGCATGGACAAGGGCTCGTCACGCGCCTCCACACCTAAAGGGGATCTGTCTGTGGGGCACGACGAGTCGTTCTGAGGCCCCTGTCCCTTTGCCTCCCCGTCCTCACCCTGCTCCACTCCCCGTTTCCCCACGTTTCTGGACACTATGGATCCCATGGGGGGAGAGATTTCACCTTTCCCATTGCTGCCCTGCCTCCATTCCATGACCAACCCTGGATGCTGAGAGGAGCTGGCTGGCTGAGAGGAACAGTGTGGTGCCCCTGCTGGGGAAACAAACGCCCTGCTGGGGGAACTTCCCTTGTGGTGACACCCGTGGCACAGGCGAGGAGAGCTGGGCTACAAGGAATAATGCCCCCACCCCCAACCTCCCCTGCGGTAGCATCCAGACACTTGTAtgtattgttttatatttgtacGTGGATGTGAGGCCAAGTcgacatttttttgtttttgtttttgtaaagaAGAATTCTCCGCTGGGCACAATAACCACCATCATTTCAATAACTTTAAACTATTATTACCCTTATTTATTACCTGTTGCACCTGTATACTTTGATGTTCTCCTTTTTATGTTGAAGCTTTGCTGTGTAGCTCTGCCGATCGATCAttccttcagtgtttttattacCGTTTGAAAATGATAGGACAAGACAcgagtcacacagacagacaaacagacgcgcacacacacacacacacacacacacacacacacacacacacacacacacacacacacacacactggtgctAGATACACTGTGAAGCGGTTTTGCAGATCTGGGATTGCCCATTCACTCAATGTGACAAAGTGCTGACGAATCAAATTCTCATTCACTTTTCTCAACAACACTGTCTCACTCTGAACACTGTCAGGACCTCAGTCTGGTCCGTCTACTTGTTCTGTACAGGTCAGTGTGCATCAGAAGAAGGTCACCTGAGGTTCACACACCTGACTCTTTCAGCTAGATTGTCTCTGATTTAGTATGCTATAGCAACTCTCTTATACAGTATCTTATGTCCTTAACTGTACAGTGTAGGCTGTTGTGTAAAACACTAAAAGCTGTTGATATTTTCTGCATTCCGTATTTCGATATTGAGTTTTCTGGCTGAAGGTAGAGCTGCCCTCTCAGCTCTTGAGCCAGAGTTTTTCTGTTGTGACTGAAGGATGGTTACACACAGTTCCACTTGGTAAAACCATATCGAACTGTAAAATAGGCCTGTTGTGTCAAGCTGTTGTGAATcgatttcatttttcttttgttgtggtcCTGAAGACAACTTTGAATCTTCATTCTCTCAACCTGAAAACAAGACGTGAACAATTTGCAAAGATTGACAATTCAATTgacttattttttattttttattattaatttaagaCTCCTGTCATTGAAGGCAAAAAATGTTGCAGTAGATAATAGAACACAATTGCTCTTACAATTTTTAGAACAGCAAGGCATATTTAAGGGTTTTAATTCACTTTCACCTTAGCTGATACTAGACCAACATAATTTACTTTTTAACTGTATGAAATTGTATAAAGAATAAATGTGTATATGATATcttagttttatttattgaagGACCAAAGGAATTTCATAATGACATGATAAATAGACAGATAAATAACAATTTGAAATGCAATTATCTAATGTGTGAGATGAATAACAGTTTAAATAAAGACTAATATAACCCATGCAAATGGTGTTCTTATTGTCCACTTGTCTCTGTGCACGGCTAAACTGGGGCAGAGAGCTGTCAATGCTGTGAGCCGAGTCGAAGAACTCCACCGGCTCCACGCCCAGTGGTGGATCTTGCCACATTGTGCAAGCGCTGAGAAGCAGACTGGGTGTGAGTGGGTAGCCGAGAAGAGCTCTGGGTCTGCTGGGTCGAAGCCTTTGGCTTTAGTAAGCCccctcttcactctgctggaCTACCACAGTACATGTAGCCAACAGAGGTGCCAACTCGCCAATTGATCCGCTCCCAGAGCAACTAAAACCAGGTTAGGTGAGGGTGAGAAGCCCTGAAAACCTCTGGATCCGAGGGGCAGGTTTTGACCTGTGTCGACTAAAAGCTTTGCAGTTTCACACGTAGGGACGATAATCACGTGTGTCATAAGCAATGTTTTAAGCCCAAGAGATATGTGTTCATGAGGTTTTTTCTGCTCTTAGGCTATGGTTAATATGTAATTATGTACTTTATTGCATACAAATATGGAATCAGTGTTCAAAGTGAGGAAAAGCAATGTGAATAAAACTAAAAAGTGGGACTGTTGGGTCAGAGGGGAAAAATACTTTGTCCAATTTGTACTGAGAATAAAAGCCTG
This region includes:
- the rybpb gene encoding RING1 and YY1-binding protein B encodes the protein MGDKKSPTRPKRQAKQSADDGYWDCSVCTFRNTAEAFKCSICDVRKGTSTRKPRINSQLVAQQVAQQYPMPPPPKKERRERSERTDKERPDGEGERANGEGRPEGERPESVRPEVDTPEKEKSDKEQPIKDKPDTEKDISPAVTKKPSSKKTRPKSDNHQSPPSDKHSIQSGKSATKTNKNSHISRPKLKNIDRSTAQQLAITVGNVTVIITDFKEKTRSSSTSSSTITSSAGSEQQHQSSGSESMDKGSSRASTPKGDLSVGHDESF